From the Deltaproteobacteria bacterium genome, one window contains:
- a CDS encoding HU family DNA-binding protein — MASGTKAMTKSQVTKYFAEKFELPKKTAAAIIDEVAHLAVMQTKKAGVFVLPGIGKLVKARRKARTGRNPATGEPIKIPAKTVVRMRLSKSYKDAVLG; from the coding sequence ATGGCCAGTGGTACGAAAGCGATGACAAAAAGTCAGGTCACCAAGTACTTCGCCGAAAAATTTGAACTACCTAAAAAGACGGCGGCTGCAATTATCGATGAGGTTGCACACCTTGCGGTAATGCAGACCAAAAAAGCAGGCGTCTTTGTTTTACCAGGTATCGGCAAGCTGGTTAAAGCTAGGCGTAAAGCTCGCACCGGTCGCAATCCTGCAACCGGTGAACCTATCAAAATTCCAGCTAAGACTGTAGTTAGAATGAGGTTATCAAAGAGTTATAAAGACGCAGTACTCGGTTAA